In a single window of the Arachis hypogaea cultivar Tifrunner chromosome 6, arahy.Tifrunner.gnm2.J5K5, whole genome shotgun sequence genome:
- the LOC112697428 gene encoding uncharacterized protein, producing the protein MDTQKGQSEKQSLPTTNPSVGTSCRKKKNEEATFLEDLKDHIDEFIHASMDEHKTCFKNTVQKMFGLSKVVAEQNANAAREVESSLHLQTTVQD; encoded by the exons ATGGACACTCAGAAAGGCCAATCTGAAAAGCAGTCTTTACCTACAACCAATCCATCTGTTGGTACTTCGTGTCGAAAGAAGAAGAACGAGGAAGCGACTTTCTTGGAGGATTTGAAAGATCATATTGACGAGTTCATTCATGCTTCTATGGATGAACACAAGACTTGCTTTAAGAATACAGTTCAGAAG ATGTTTGGTTTATCTAAGGTGGTTGCTGAGCAGAACGCTAATGCTGCAAGAGAAGTTGAAAGTTCTTTGCATCTTCAGACAACTGTACAAGATTAG